One Hevea brasiliensis isolate MT/VB/25A 57/8 chromosome 5, ASM3005281v1, whole genome shotgun sequence genomic region harbors:
- the LOC110654730 gene encoding exocyst complex component SEC15A produces the protein MDAKPKRRTVVENGDGGEVLVLATLIGNGDDVGPIVRHAFEMGRPEALLHQLKIVVRKKEAEIEDLCKSHYEEFILAVDELRGVLVDAEELKSELASDNFRLQEVGSGLLIKLEELLESYSIKKNVTKAIKMSKICLQALELCAKCNNHMSEGQFYPALKTVDLIEKSYLLNIPVKTLRMTIEKTIPVIKSHIEKKVTSQFNEWLVHVRSSAKNIGKTAIGHAASARQRDEEMLEHQRKSEEQNVSGLGDFVYTLDVEELDEDSVLKFDLTPFFRAYHIHSSLGIHEQFREYYYRNRLLQLNSDLQISSSQPFLESYQSFFAQIAGYFILEDRLLRTGGGVLLADQVETMWDTAVTKITSVLEEQFSRMDSATHLLLVKDYVTLLGATLRQYGYEVGQILDALDNSRDKYHELLLGECREQIVNILGNDTYEQMVMKKDTDYENNVLSFHLQTSDIMPAFPYIAPFSSMVPDTCRIVRSFIKGSVDYLSYGVHTNFYDVVKKYLDKLLIDVLNEVILSTIHSGAVGVSQAMQIAANISVLERACDFYLQHAAQLCGIPARSVERPHASLTAKVVLRTSKDAAYLALLNLVNTKLDEFMALTENINWTSEEPLQNGNEYINEVVIYLDTILSTAQQILPVDALYKVGSGAFEHISNSIVAAFLSDSVKRFNANAVLALNDDLKILENFADERFRNTGLSEIYKDGSFRGFLIEARQLINLLSSSQPENFMNPVIRQKNYNALDYKKVASVCEKFKDSPDGIFGSLSSRNTKQSARKKSMDVLKKRLKDFN, from the coding sequence ATGGATGCAAAACCAAAGAGAAGAACTGTTGTAGAAAATGGGGATGGGGGAGAGGTTTTAGTCCTTGCAACTTTAATTGGCAATGGAGATGATGTGGGTCCCATTGTCAGGCATGCGTTTGAAATGGGAAGGCCTGAAGCACTCCTTCACCAGCTCAAGATTGTTGTCAGGAAGAAGGAAGCTGAAATTGAAGACCTCTGCAAGAGCCATTATGAGGAATTCATTCTTGCAGTTGATGAGCTTCGTGGTGTCTTGGTTGATGCTGAAGAGCTTAAAAGTGAGCTTGCAAGTGACAACTTTAGGTTGCAGGAGGTAGGGAGTGGACTTTTGATCAAACTTGAGGAACTTCTTGAATCTTATTCAATCAAGAAAAATGTGACTAAAGCTATTAAAATGTCAAAgatttgtcttcaagctttggaaCTTTGTGCTAAGTGTAACAATCACATGTCTGAGGGCCAGTTTTACCCTGCATTGAAAACAGTGGATCTGATTGAGAAGAGTTACTTGCTGAATATCCCTGTGAAGACACTTAGAATGACAATAGAAAAGACAATTCCTGTGATAAAATCACATATTGAGAAAAAAGTGACTAGTCAATTTAATGAATGGCTAGTTCATGTGAGAAGTTCTGCAAAGAATATTGGGAAAACAGCAATAGGTCATGCTGCATCAGCTCGtcagagggatgaggagatgctTGAACATCAGAGGAAATCTGAGGAACAGAATGTTTCGGGCTTAGGAGATTTTGTATACACTTTAGATGTTGAGGAACTGGATGAAGATTCTGTTTTGAAGTTCGATCTTACTCCTTTTTTTCGGGCATATCACATCCACTCTAGCCTTGGAATCCATGAGCAGTTTCGTGAATATTACTATAGGAATCGGCTACTGCAGCTGAATTCAGATCTGCAAATCTCTTCTTCTCAACCATTTCTTGAATCGTATCAATCATTTTTCGCGCAAATTGCAGGTTACTTTATATTGGAGGACCGGCTGTTGAGGACTGGTGGTGGTGTTCTGTTAGCAGATCAGGTTGAGACCATGTGGGATACTGCTGTAACTAAAATAACTTCTGTTTTGGAGGAACAGTTTTCTCGTATGGATTCTGCTACTCATCTTCTTCTGGTGAAGGATTATGTAACTCTTCTTGGTGCAACTCTTAGACAATATGGGTATGAAGTAGGCCAAATTCTTGATGCACTGGACAACAGCCGGGACAAGTACCATGAACTTCTTCTGGGAGAGTGTCGGGAGCAAATTGTTAACATTCTTGGCAATGACACCTATGAGCAGATGGTAATGAAAAAGGATACTGATTATGAGAATAATGTCTTGTCCTTCCATCTCCAGACCTCAGATATAATGCCAGCTTTTCCATATATTGCTCCATTCTCCTCTATGGTACCAGATACTTGTCGTATTGTTAGATCATTCATCAAAGGATCTGTTGATTACTTGTCTTATGGGGTGCATACTAATTTTTATGATGTTGTGAAAAAGTATTTGGATAAGCTTTTGATTGATGTGTTAAATGAAGTTATACTGAGTACTATTCATAGTGGTGCAGTTGGTGTCTCCCAAGCCATGCAGATTGCTGCAAATATATCTGTTCTTGAAAGAGCTTGTGATTTTTATCTTCAACATGCAGCCCAACTATGTGGTATCCCAGCCCGATCAGTTGAAAGACCTCATGCCAGTTTGACTGCCAAGGTGGTTCTGAGAACTTCTAAGGATGCGGCATATCTGGCTCTGCTGAATTTGGTGAACACTAAATTGGATGAGTTTATGGCACTTACTGAAAATATCAATTGGACTTCAGAGGAGCCATTGCAAAATGGGAATGAGTATATAAATGAGGTGGTAATATACCTTGACACTATTCTTTCAACAGCACAGCAAATTCTACCTGTGGATGCTCTATACAAGGTTGGAAGTGGAGCTTTTGAGCATATTTCCAATTCCATTGTTGCTGCATTTCTCAGTGATAGCGTTAAGAGGTTCAATGCTAATGCAGTTCTGGCCCTTAATGATGACCTAAAGATATTAGAGAATTTCGCTGATGAGAGATTTCGCAACACTGGCCTGAGTGAGATATATAAAGATGGTAGTTTTAGAGGTTTCTTGATAGAAGCAAGACAATTGATTAATCTTTTGTCTAGCAGCCAACCAGAGAACTTCATGAATCCGGTGATAAGACAGAAAAACTACAATGCTCTGGATTATAAGAAAGTAGCCAGCGTCTGTGAGAAATTCAAGGATTCTCCTGATGGAATCTTTGGTAGCCTTTCAAGCAGAAATACAAAGCAAAGTGCACGAAAGAAATCAATGGATGTACTGAAGAAAAGATTGAAGGACTTCAACTGA